AGCAGCGGCCCGTACGGCGCCCGCGACAACTCCCCGACGGGCTCGCTGCCACCGGGCACGTCCGTCGCGACGTACTCCGACGAGGCACCGAACTGCCAGGTCACCGCCCGCCACGCCAGCAGCACCCCGCCCAGCAGGGTCAGCGCGCCGATGATCCGGCGCAGCCAGCCACCCGTCGCCAGCACCGCCGCCACCGCCGTCAGCGCCGCCAACGCCAGCGGCACCAGCTCCGGGCGCACCGCCGCCCCCGTCGCCGCGGACTCGACGTCCCCGGAGAACGGGGTGCGGTACGGCCGGGACACCCAGTTCAGGGCGCTCGCCCACCACAGCAGCCCCGCGCTCCCCACCAGCAGCAGGATCACCGACCACAGCAGCCGCGGTGACGTCGTGCGCGGCTCGGCCGCCTCCGGGGCGGTCAAACCCGCTCCTGCACGCCCGGCCGCGCCACCGGCTCCTCCGCCGCCGCCGGCGGGCGCAACGTCTGCGCCGTCGCGATCGCGTTGAGCACGGCCTTCGCCTTGTTCAGCGTCTCCTGGTCCTCCGCCACCGGATCCGAATCGGCGACGATGCCGCCGCCCGCCTGCACGTACGCCACCCCGTCGCGCACCAGCGCGGTGCGGATCGCGATGGCCGTGTCGGCGTCCCCGGCGAAGTCCAGGTACCCCACCACCCCGCCGTACTGGGCGCGGCGCGTCGGCTCCAGCTCCTCGATCAGCTCCAGCGCCCGCGGCTTCGGCGCCCCCGACAAGGTGCCCGCCGGGAAGCACGCCGTGACCGCGTCGAACGCGGTGCGGTCCTCCCCGAGGGTGCCGGTGACCGTGGAGACCAGGTGCATCACGTGGCTGTAGCGCTCGATGCGGAAGAACTCCACCACGTGCACCGAACCGGGACGGCACACCCGGCCCAGGTCGTTGCGGCCCAGGTCGACGAGCATCAAGTGCTCGGCCCGCTCCTTCTCATCGTTGCTGAGCTCCTTCTCCAGCCGCGCGTCCTCGTCCTCGTCCGCGCCGCGCCAGCGGGTGCCCGCGATGGGATGCGTCGTCGCCTGCCCGTCGCGGACCGTCACCAGCGACTCCGGGCTGGACCCGACGATGTCGAACGGCGGGCCGCCCTCCGGGTCCGCCATCCGCAGCAGGTACATGTACGGACTGGGGTTGGTGGTGCGCAGCACGCGGTAGACGTCCAGCGCGTCGGCGCTGGTCTCCATCTCGAAGCGCTGCGAGACGACCACCTGGAACGCCTCGCCGGAACGGATGGCCTCCTTCGCCGACTCCACCGCCGCGTAGTGCTCCTGCGGGGTCCGACGGCGCGTGAAGTCCGGCGCCGGCCGGGAGAACGCGGCGACCGTCGGCTCCGACGGCGTGCACAGCCGCTCGGTCATCTCGTCGAGCCTGCGCACCGCGTCGTCGTAGGCGGCGTCCACCCGCTCCGGGCTGTCGTCCCAGTTCACCGCGTTCGCGATGAGCGTGATCGTGCCCTCGTGGTGGTCCAGCGCGGCCAAGTCGGTGGCCAGCAGCATCACCAGCTCGGGGATCTTCAAGTCGTCCTCGGTGAGCTCCGGCAACCGCTCCAGACGGCGCACCGCGTCATAACCGAGGTAGCCGACCATGCCCCCCGTCAACGGCGGCAGGCCCGGCAACGGATCGGTGCGCAGCAACCGCACCGTCTCCCGCAGCGCCTCCAGCGGATCGCCGCCCTCCGGCAGCCCCACCGGCGGCGTGCCCGTCCAGCACGCCTCGCCGTCGCGCACCGTCAGCGCCGCCGCGCTGCGCACCCCCACGAAGGACCAGCGCGACCAGGAACGCCCGTTCTCCGCGGACTCGAACAGGAACGTGCCCGTGCGATCACCCGCGAGCTTCCGGTACACCCCCAGCGGGGTCTCGTCGTCGGCCAACAGCCGCCGCACCACGGGGATGACCCGCCGCCCGGCGGCGAGCTCGCGGAATTCCGTGCGGTCCGGGGTGATGCAGCCGATGTCGCCGTCGCCAACCATGCCCATCATTGTGCCGACACCGCCTCCGCGCCGTCGCAGCGGTCAGGACGCCCCGCCCACGACGGGCCTTTTTTGCGACGGGCACCGGGCAGCGGCAAGGATGGCGGGGTGAGCAGCGGCACCTCCGACGACAGCGGCCCGAAGCGGCGCGGGCGCAGGCCCGGCGGGCAGGACACCCGCGCGGCCCTGATCGACGCTGCCCGCGAGGTGTTCGCCGAGTACGGCTACAACGACGCCACGGTGCGGGTCATCGCCACCCGCGCAGGCGTGGACCCGGCGATGGTCAACCACTGGTTCGGCGGCAAGGAATCCCTGTTCACCGCCGCCGTGCGCATCCCGGTGGACCCGGCTGTCCTCCTCCCGGAGCTGCTCGCCGGGGATCGGGAGAAGCTCGCCGAACGCATCCTGCACCGCTTCCTGTCGGCCTGGGACGAAGCGGGCGGCGGCGCGTTCGCCGCCTTGGTGCGCAGCGTCGCCTCCCACCGCACGGCGGTGCGGCTGCTGCGCGAGTTCGTCGCAATCGTGATCATCGACAAGCTCGCCAGGGCGCTGGACATGGACAACCCCGACCTGCGGGCCTCGCTGGCCGCCTCCCAGATCATCGGGCTGGGCATGGCCCGCTACGTGGTGGAGCTCGAACCCCTCGCCTCCGCCGACCACCGGACCATCGTCGCCACCGTCGGACCCAACCTCCAGCGCTACCTCACGGGAGACCTCGACATCTGACGGGCGCCGGAACTCGGTCCAGAACCGACGAGCCAGGCGAGTAGCGCCGCAGGGCGGCGACGGAGGCGCGGCGGCTCCACCGCGCGAAGCTACTCCGACGACGCGGCGGGCAGCAGGACGTCGGCGTCGAAGCAGGTGTGGTCGCCGGTGTGGCAGGCGGCGCCCTCCTGGTCCACCACCAGCAGCACGGTGTCGCCGTCGCAGTCCAACCGCACCTCGTGCACGTGCTGCACGTGCCCCGACGTCTCGCCCTTCACCCAGTACGCGTTCCTGCTGCGGGAGAAGTAGGTGCCGCGGCGCGTCGTGAGGGTGCGGTGCAGCGCCTCGTCGTCCATCCACGCCATCATCAGCACCTCACCGGTGCCGCGCTGCTGCGCGATAGCCGCGACCAGCCCCTCGGCGTTGCGCTTGAGCCTGCCCGCGATCGCCGGGTCGAGTTCGCTCATCGGACGGTGATCCCTTCCGCGCGCATCGCCGCCTTGACCTCGCTGATCCGCAACTGCCCGAAGTGGAACACGCTGGCCGCCAGCACCGCGTCCGCACCGGCGTGCACCGCGGGCGCGAAGTGCTCCACCGCACCGGCGCCACCGCTGGCGATCAGCGGCACGTCGACGCGGGCGCGCACCGCGCGGATCAGCTCCAAGTCGAAACCGGCCTTGGTGCCGTCGGCGTCCATCGAGTTCAGCAGGATCTCGCCCACGCCGAGCTCCTGCGCCCGCTGCGCCCACTCCACCGCGCAGATGCCCGTGCCGCGCCTGCCGCCGTGCGTGGTGACCTCGAAACCGGACGCCGTCGGCCGCTCCCCCTCCGGCACCCGGCGGGCGTCGGCGGACAGCACCACGCACTGCGCGCCGAACCGGTGCGAGGACTCCCGCAGCAGCTCCGGGCGGGCGATGGCGGCCGTGTTCAAGCTGACCTTGTCCGCGCCCGCGCGCAGCAAGCGGTTGATGTCATCGGGGCTGCGCACACCGCCACCGACGGTCAACGGGATGAACACCTGCTCCGCGGTCCGGCGCACTACGTCGA
This window of the Saccharopolyspora gloriosae genome carries:
- a CDS encoding Trp biosynthesis-associated membrane protein; the encoded protein is MTAPEAAEPRTTSPRLLWSVILLLVGSAGLLWWASALNWVSRPYRTPFSGDVESAATGAAVRPELVPLALAALTAVAAVLATGGWLRRIIGALTLLGGVLLAWRAVTWQFGASSEYVATDVPGGSEPVGELSRAPYGPLLMLLAALALFGAGLLVAWRASRLPAMGAKYSAPGAERPKSADPDKRLWDALDEGADPTDER
- a CDS encoding anthranilate synthase component I, which encodes MVGDGDIGCITPDRTEFRELAAGRRVIPVVRRLLADDETPLGVYRKLAGDRTGTFLFESAENGRSWSRWSFVGVRSAAALTVRDGEACWTGTPPVGLPEGGDPLEALRETVRLLRTDPLPGLPPLTGGMVGYLGYDAVRRLERLPELTEDDLKIPELVMLLATDLAALDHHEGTITLIANAVNWDDSPERVDAAYDDAVRRLDEMTERLCTPSEPTVAAFSRPAPDFTRRRTPQEHYAAVESAKEAIRSGEAFQVVVSQRFEMETSADALDVYRVLRTTNPSPYMYLLRMADPEGGPPFDIVGSSPESLVTVRDGQATTHPIAGTRWRGADEDEDARLEKELSNDEKERAEHLMLVDLGRNDLGRVCRPGSVHVVEFFRIERYSHVMHLVSTVTGTLGEDRTAFDAVTACFPAGTLSGAPKPRALELIEELEPTRRAQYGGVVGYLDFAGDADTAIAIRTALVRDGVAYVQAGGGIVADSDPVAEDQETLNKAKAVLNAIATAQTLRPPAAAEEPVARPGVQERV
- a CDS encoding TetR family transcriptional regulator — its product is MSSGTSDDSGPKRRGRRPGGQDTRAALIDAAREVFAEYGYNDATVRVIATRAGVDPAMVNHWFGGKESLFTAAVRIPVDPAVLLPELLAGDREKLAERILHRFLSAWDEAGGGAFAALVRSVASHRTAVRLLREFVAIVIIDKLARALDMDNPDLRASLAASQIIGLGMARYVVELEPLASADHRTIVATVGPNLQRYLTGDLDI
- the hisI gene encoding phosphoribosyl-AMP cyclohydrolase; this encodes MSELDPAIAGRLKRNAEGLVAAIAQQRGTGEVLMMAWMDDEALHRTLTTRRGTYFSRSRNAYWVKGETSGHVQHVHEVRLDCDGDTVLLVVDQEGAACHTGDHTCFDADVLLPAASSE
- the hisF gene encoding imidazole glycerol phosphate synthase subunit HisF, producing MGVAVRVIPCLDVDAGRVVKGVNFTNLVDAGDPVELAKTYDAESADELTFLDVTASSSDRETTFDVVRRTAEQVFIPLTVGGGVRSPDDINRLLRAGADKVSLNTAAIARPELLRESSHRFGAQCVVLSADARRVPEGERPTASGFEVTTHGGRRGTGICAVEWAQRAQELGVGEILLNSMDADGTKAGFDLELIRAVRARVDVPLIASGGAGAVEHFAPAVHAGADAVLAASVFHFGQLRISEVKAAMRAEGITVR